The proteins below are encoded in one region of Paeniglutamicibacter cryotolerans:
- a CDS encoding metal ABC transporter permease — translation MDLMGYLVEPLSYDFMLRALLTTLVSSIVCAVLSCWLVLIGWSLMGDAVSHAVLPGVVLAYVVGAPFALGAIVFGFLAVALIGVVRDTSRVKEDAAIGIVFTTLFALGLVLISVTPSQTDLNHIIFGNLLGVSWSDVSQVLILGAITLGVLLLKRRDFTLYAFDPTHAHAIGLNPKLLGAALLGLLALTSVVALQAVGVVLVVAMLIIPGATAYLLTDSFGKMLVIAPVISVVCGVVGLYCSYYLDTASGGMVVLAQGGAFALAYLFSPRQGVIGRRVADATRRRSLVDA, via the coding sequence ATGGACCTGATGGGATACCTCGTTGAACCACTGAGCTACGATTTCATGCTCCGGGCACTGCTGACGACCCTCGTCTCCTCGATCGTCTGCGCCGTACTGTCCTGCTGGCTGGTCCTCATCGGCTGGTCGCTGATGGGCGACGCCGTCTCCCATGCCGTGCTTCCAGGCGTGGTCCTGGCCTACGTGGTGGGCGCCCCGTTCGCGCTGGGAGCCATCGTCTTCGGTTTCCTGGCCGTGGCCCTGATCGGGGTGGTGCGCGATACCAGCCGGGTCAAGGAGGATGCGGCGATCGGGATCGTGTTCACGACGCTCTTCGCCCTGGGCCTGGTGCTGATCTCGGTGACGCCCTCGCAAACGGACCTGAACCACATCATCTTCGGGAACCTGCTCGGGGTTTCGTGGTCCGATGTCAGCCAGGTGCTGATACTGGGCGCCATCACCCTGGGCGTGCTGCTGCTCAAGCGCCGCGACTTCACCCTCTACGCCTTCGACCCGACCCACGCCCATGCCATCGGGCTGAATCCGAAGCTGCTCGGCGCGGCCCTGCTCGGCCTGCTGGCGCTGACCTCCGTCGTCGCCCTGCAGGCCGTGGGCGTGGTGCTGGTGGTGGCGATGCTGATCATCCCCGGTGCCACCGCCTACCTGCTGACCGACAGCTTCGGGAAAATGCTGGTCATTGCACCGGTGATTTCGGTGGTGTGCGGCGTGGTGGGGCTGTACTGCAGCTACTACCTGGACACGGCCTCCGGCGGCATGGTGGTACTGGCCCAGGGCGGGGCCTTTGCCCTGGCCTACCTGTTCAGCCCGCGCCAAGGCGTCATCGGCCGGAGGGTGGCCGATGCCACCCGCCGCCGCTCCCTGGTGGACGCCTAG
- a CDS encoding kynureninase, with translation MSNSTENATLTSARLDAADPLAAYRDRFFEPADGSVISYLDGNSLGRPLRATAANLTAFVQGEWGSGLIRSWDEKWMDEPTVVGDLLGATVLGAAPGQTIIGDSTSVLLYKLLRAGLDGQAGRDEIVIDRWNFPTDRFLVEGIAAERGAKIVWIDPDAATGVTPEDVAAVIGERTALVLLSHVAYRSGFLADAPGITKLVKDAGALMMWDLCHSAGSIPTELDAWGVDLAVGCSYKYLNGGPGAPAFAYINSALTGRLQQPIWGWMGAANPFEMGADYEPAANVRRFITGTPPILAMQPLKDMLALLAEVGIEAVRSKSVALTEYTIALVREHLVPLGVELSSPLDPAHRGSHVIIDHPRFAEVTAKLWEAGVIPDFRPPYGLRIGLSPLSTSFAEVEAGILAIRGVLASMS, from the coding sequence ATGAGCAACAGCACCGAGAACGCCACACTCACCAGCGCCCGGCTGGACGCGGCGGACCCGTTAGCCGCCTACCGCGACCGCTTCTTCGAGCCGGCCGACGGCTCGGTCATCTCCTACCTGGACGGGAATTCGCTCGGCCGTCCGCTGCGTGCCACGGCCGCGAACCTCACCGCCTTCGTGCAGGGCGAATGGGGCAGCGGGCTGATCCGCTCCTGGGATGAGAAGTGGATGGATGAGCCAACGGTAGTCGGGGACCTGCTCGGCGCCACGGTACTCGGGGCGGCGCCGGGACAGACCATCATCGGGGACTCGACCTCCGTGCTGCTCTATAAGCTGCTGCGTGCGGGATTGGACGGGCAGGCGGGCCGCGATGAGATAGTCATCGACCGCTGGAACTTCCCCACCGACCGCTTCCTGGTCGAGGGCATTGCGGCCGAACGCGGCGCAAAAATCGTATGGATCGATCCCGACGCCGCCACCGGCGTCACCCCCGAAGACGTGGCCGCCGTCATCGGGGAGCGCACCGCGCTGGTCCTGCTCAGCCACGTCGCCTACCGTTCGGGCTTCCTCGCCGATGCCCCGGGAATCACGAAGCTGGTCAAGGATGCCGGCGCGCTGATGATGTGGGACCTGTGCCATTCTGCCGGTTCGATCCCGACCGAACTCGACGCCTGGGGCGTGGACCTGGCCGTGGGCTGCAGCTACAAGTACCTCAATGGCGGCCCCGGCGCCCCGGCCTTCGCCTACATCAATTCAGCGCTCACCGGCCGGCTTCAGCAGCCCATCTGGGGCTGGATGGGCGCGGCCAACCCGTTCGAGATGGGAGCCGACTACGAGCCGGCGGCAAACGTCCGCCGCTTCATTACCGGGACTCCGCCGATCCTGGCCATGCAGCCGCTCAAGGACATGCTGGCGCTGCTCGCCGAGGTCGGCATCGAGGCGGTGCGCAGCAAGTCGGTGGCGCTGACCGAATACACCATTGCGCTGGTACGCGAGCATCTGGTGCCGCTGGGCGTGGAACTTTCCAGCCCGCTGGATCCGGCGCACCGTGGCTCGCATGTCATCATCGACCACCCCCGCTTCGCTGAGGTCACGGCCAAGTTGTGGGAAGCAGGAGTCATCCCGGACTTCCGCCCGCCGTATGGGCTGCGCATCGGACTCTCCCCGCTGAGCACATCCTTCGCCGAAGTCGAGGCCGGAATCCTGGCCATCCGCGGGGTCCTGGCCTCCATGTCATGA
- a CDS encoding metal-dependent transcriptional regulator — MSISTQNYLKAIWSWQEWSDEPVTTSVVAEKVGLRASTVSEAIRKLNEQGLVDHERYGHMTLTEAGRLLAVQMVRRHRLLESFLVQALKYRWDEVHEEAEHLEHVVSEMLVTRIDEYLGFPRRDPHGDPIPRADGTTHRPDAVPLSDIEPQGLVRVERISDADAKMLQFFAERGIVLDAELSVAAGEPYSDAVLVAVSGRDAEPLRLGPAAAGAIWVSSDQG; from the coding sequence TTGTCGATCAGCACGCAAAACTACCTCAAGGCGATCTGGTCGTGGCAGGAGTGGTCCGACGAGCCGGTGACCACCTCGGTGGTGGCCGAAAAGGTTGGACTGCGTGCTTCCACCGTTTCCGAGGCAATCCGCAAGCTCAATGAGCAGGGGTTGGTCGACCACGAGCGCTATGGGCATATGACACTTACGGAGGCAGGACGGCTGCTGGCGGTCCAGATGGTTCGGCGCCACCGGTTGCTCGAGTCCTTCCTGGTACAGGCGTTGAAGTACCGCTGGGATGAGGTTCATGAGGAGGCTGAACACCTCGAGCACGTGGTCTCGGAAATGTTGGTGACCCGGATCGACGAGTATCTCGGATTCCCGCGCCGGGACCCGCATGGGGATCCGATTCCCCGTGCAGACGGAACAACCCACCGCCCGGATGCCGTGCCGCTCTCGGACATCGAACCCCAGGGGCTGGTCCGGGTCGAACGGATCTCGGATGCGGATGCGAAGATGCTCCAATTCTTTGCCGAGCGCGGGATCGTCCTGGATGCCGAGCTGTCGGTGGCGGCCGGCGAACCCTACTCCGACGCCGTCCTGGTCGCGGTATCCGGACGGGATGCGGAACCGCTGCGGCTGGGCCCGGCTGCGGCAGGTGCCATTTGGGTATCGAGCGACCAGGGCTGA
- the kynA gene encoding tryptophan 2,3-dioxygenase translates to MSCPHAQSPEGVREIEDTMRTDFHNTMSYGSYLDLERILSAQHPVSTPEHHDEMLFIIQHQTSELWLKLILHELLESRRLLDNDEIGKALKCLARVKHIQKTLTEQWSVLATLTPREYSEFRGFLGSASGFQSFQYRAVEFILGNKHRGMLKVFESDPAAHQLLSTLLESPTVYDAFLHALARAGYGIPDEILNRDVSEAWVFHEALVPVFKDIYESDATQWSFYQACEDLVDLEDNFQAWRFRHMSVVKRTIGFKTGTGGSSGVDFLKRALDLTFFPELFAVRTEIGK, encoded by the coding sequence ATGAGTTGCCCCCATGCACAGAGCCCCGAAGGCGTCCGCGAAATCGAAGACACGATGCGCACCGACTTCCACAACACCATGTCATACGGAAGCTACCTGGACCTGGAGCGCATCCTCTCGGCACAGCACCCGGTCAGCACGCCCGAGCACCACGACGAGATGCTGTTCATCATCCAGCACCAGACCTCCGAGCTGTGGCTCAAGCTGATCCTGCATGAACTGCTCGAATCCCGCCGCCTGCTGGACAACGACGAAATCGGCAAGGCACTCAAGTGCCTGGCCCGGGTCAAGCACATCCAGAAGACCCTCACCGAGCAGTGGTCCGTCCTGGCCACCCTCACCCCGCGCGAGTACTCCGAATTCCGCGGCTTCCTCGGATCGGCATCGGGCTTCCAGTCCTTCCAGTACCGCGCCGTCGAGTTCATCCTCGGCAACAAGCACCGCGGCATGCTCAAGGTCTTCGAATCGGACCCGGCAGCCCACCAGCTGCTCTCCACGCTGCTTGAATCTCCCACCGTCTACGACGCATTCCTGCACGCACTGGCCCGCGCCGGCTACGGGATCCCGGATGAGATCCTGAACCGCGACGTGTCCGAGGCCTGGGTCTTCCATGAGGCCCTGGTGCCGGTGTTCAAGGACATCTACGAATCCGACGCCACCCAGTGGAGCTTCTACCAGGCCTGCGAGGATCTGGTGGACCTTGAAGACAATTTCCAGGCCTGGCGCTTCCGCCACATGTCCGTGGTCAAGCGGACCATCGGCTTCAAGACCGGAACCGGCGGCTCCTCCGGAGTCGACTTCCTCAAGCGCGCACTGGACCTGACCTTCTTCCCGGAGCTCTTCGCAGTCCGCACCGAAATCGGCAAGTAA